One genomic window of Medicago truncatula cultivar Jemalong A17 chromosome 1, MtrunA17r5.0-ANR, whole genome shotgun sequence includes the following:
- the LOC25484582 gene encoding heavy metal-associated isoprenylated plant protein 30 isoform X1: protein MASLLYRTFGYQISSFVNRWFIQPSHHHNHSHNNNHKTNKRFNMPKGRPISLQTVELKVRMCCTGCERVVKNAIYKLKGIDSVKVDLEMERVTVTGYVERNKVLKAVRRSGKRAEFWPYPNPPLYFTSASHYYKDTTNEFKESYNYYRHGYNLPDRHGTIHVTQRGDDQVSNMFNDDNVHACSLM from the exons ATGGCTTCCTTATTATATAGAACTTTTGGCTATCAAATCTCTTCATTTGTAAACCGTTGGTTTATACAACCAtctcatcatcataatcatagtcataataataatcacaaAACCAATAAGAGGTTCAACATGCCGAAGGGTCGACCGATTTCCTTACAG ACTGTTGAGCTGAAAGTAAGGATGTGTTGTACAGGTTGTGAAAGAGTTGTTAAAAACGCTATCTACAAGCTTAaag GCATAGATTCGGTGAAAGTGGACTTAGAGATGGAAAGGGTAACAGTTACAGGATATGTTGAGAGGAACAAAGTGCTTAAAGCAGTTAGGAGATCAGGaaaaagagctgaattttggcCATACCCAAATCCACCACTTTACTTCACATCAGCTAGTCATTACTACAAAGATACAACCAATGAGTTCAAAGAAAGTTACAATTACTATAGACATGGTTACAATCTCCCTGATAGGCATGGAACCATTCATGTTACTCAACGTGGAGATGACCAAGTTAGTAACATGTTTAATGATGATAATGTTCATGCTTGCTCTCTCATGTGA
- the LOC25484582 gene encoding heavy metal-associated isoprenylated plant protein 30 isoform X2, protein MASLLYRTFGYQISSFVNRWFIQPSHHHNHSHNNNHKTNKRFNMPKGRPISLQTVELKVRMCCTGCERVVKNAIYKLKGIDSVKVDLEMERVTVTGYVERNKVLKAVRRSGKRAEFWPYPNPPLYFTSASHYYKDTTNEFKESYNYYRHGYNLPDRHGTIHVTQRGDDQCVLYAHYR, encoded by the exons ATGGCTTCCTTATTATATAGAACTTTTGGCTATCAAATCTCTTCATTTGTAAACCGTTGGTTTATACAACCAtctcatcatcataatcatagtcataataataatcacaaAACCAATAAGAGGTTCAACATGCCGAAGGGTCGACCGATTTCCTTACAG ACTGTTGAGCTGAAAGTAAGGATGTGTTGTACAGGTTGTGAAAGAGTTGTTAAAAACGCTATCTACAAGCTTAaag GCATAGATTCGGTGAAAGTGGACTTAGAGATGGAAAGGGTAACAGTTACAGGATATGTTGAGAGGAACAAAGTGCTTAAAGCAGTTAGGAGATCAGGaaaaagagctgaattttggcCATACCCAAATCCACCACTTTACTTCACATCAGCTAGTCATTACTACAAAGATACAACCAATGAGTTCAAAGAAAGTTACAATTACTATAGACATGGTTACAATCTCCCTGATAGGCATGGAACCATTCATGTTACTCAACGTGGAGATGACCAA TGTGTATTATATGCTCATTACAGATGA